In Gallus gallus isolate bGalGal1 chromosome Z, bGalGal1.mat.broiler.GRCg7b, whole genome shotgun sequence, one DNA window encodes the following:
- the CDO1 gene encoding cysteine dioxygenase type 1 isoform X1, producing the protein MEQPVQTEMWKARSLEELVRILHRLFAEDKVSVEEVQALMESYESNPDEWLQYAQFDQYRYTRNLVDNGNGKFNLMILCWGEGHGSSIHDHTDSHCFMKILQGNLKETLFEWPEKKGNGEMTKKSERVLRENQCAYINDSIGLHRVENISHTETAVSLHLYSPPFDSCNTFDQRTGHKHKVKMTFYSQFGERTHCAMAMPQENN; encoded by the exons ATGGAGCAGCCGGTGCAGACGGAGATGTGGAAAGCGCGGAGCTTGGAGGAGTTGGTCCGCATCCTCCACCGGCTTTTCGCCGAGGACAAAGTCAGCGTGGAGGAGGTGCAGGCGCTGATGGAGTCCTACGAGAGCAACCCCGACGAGTGGCTGCAGTACGCCCAGTTCGACCAGTACAG ATACACAAGAAATCTTGTGGACAATGGAAATGGAAAGTTCAACTTGATGATCTTGTGCTGGGGTGAAGGACATGGCAG CAGCATCCATGACCACACTGATTCACACTGCTTTATGAAGATTCTCCAGGGAAATCTAAAGGAGACTCTGTTTGAATGGCCTGAGAAAAAAGGGAATGGTGAAATGACTAAGAAATCAGAGCGAGTTTTGAGAGAAAATCAATGTGCCTATATTAATG ACTCCATTGGCCTGCACCGTGTGGAGAACATCAGCCACACAGAGACTGCTGTCAGCCTGCATTTGTACAGCCCGCCCTTTGACAGCTGCAACACCTTTGACCAGAGGACCGGGCACAAGCACAAAGTCAAGATGACCTTCTACAGCCAGTTTGGAGAAAGGACTCACTGT GCCATGGCAATGCCACAGGAGAACAACTGA
- the CDO1 gene encoding cysteine dioxygenase type 1 isoform X2, protein MRYTRNLVDNGNGKFNLMILCWGEGHGSSIHDHTDSHCFMKILQGNLKETLFEWPEKKGNGEMTKKSERVLRENQCAYINDSIGLHRVENISHTETAVSLHLYSPPFDSCNTFDQRTGHKHKVKMTFYSQFGERTHCAMAMPQENN, encoded by the exons ATGAG ATACACAAGAAATCTTGTGGACAATGGAAATGGAAAGTTCAACTTGATGATCTTGTGCTGGGGTGAAGGACATGGCAG CAGCATCCATGACCACACTGATTCACACTGCTTTATGAAGATTCTCCAGGGAAATCTAAAGGAGACTCTGTTTGAATGGCCTGAGAAAAAAGGGAATGGTGAAATGACTAAGAAATCAGAGCGAGTTTTGAGAGAAAATCAATGTGCCTATATTAATG ACTCCATTGGCCTGCACCGTGTGGAGAACATCAGCCACACAGAGACTGCTGTCAGCCTGCATTTGTACAGCCCGCCCTTTGACAGCTGCAACACCTTTGACCAGAGGACCGGGCACAAGCACAAAGTCAAGATGACCTTCTACAGCCAGTTTGGAGAAAGGACTCACTGT GCCATGGCAATGCCACAGGAGAACAACTGA